In the genome of Actinomycetota bacterium, one region contains:
- a CDS encoding VWA domain-containing protein — MRTELLLAAWMALWALIVVVALVRLVARYQRHRRRYGSDAVRADVGGALRKAAPYALLFGASTCLLLLFAQIRLDRNETTATVVLAIDVSDSMLATDVKPDRFTAAKAAASSFLHEVPPDFRVGVVTFAGEAATAAEPGQERAAIADAIALLESSRGTVIGDGLTEALDVIEAERTENAELPAAVVLLSDGADTGSVVSPPQATARARDMVVPVFTVAIVGDEDQEGGDTELLQTIARTSGGTLSTAASAGELDEVYERLGAQLTSDLAVGNSAMPLLVASVVLTALAVASFLGLGRRS; from the coding sequence ATGCGAACGGAGCTGCTCCTCGCGGCATGGATGGCCCTGTGGGCCCTGATCGTCGTCGTCGCCCTCGTGCGCCTCGTCGCCCGGTACCAGCGCCATCGCCGCCGCTACGGCAGCGACGCCGTCCGCGCCGACGTGGGCGGAGCGCTGCGCAAGGCCGCGCCGTACGCCCTGCTGTTCGGCGCCTCCACCTGCCTCCTGCTGCTGTTCGCCCAGATCCGACTGGATCGCAACGAGACGACCGCCACGGTCGTGCTCGCGATCGACGTCAGCGACTCCATGCTCGCGACCGACGTGAAGCCCGATCGGTTCACCGCCGCCAAGGCCGCCGCGTCGTCGTTCCTGCACGAGGTGCCGCCGGACTTCCGGGTCGGCGTGGTCACGTTCGCCGGCGAGGCCGCCACCGCCGCGGAACCGGGACAGGAGCGTGCGGCGATCGCCGACGCGATCGCGCTGCTGGAGTCGAGCCGCGGCACGGTGATCGGCGACGGCCTCACCGAGGCGCTCGACGTGATCGAAGCCGAGCGGACCGAGAACGCGGAGCTCCCGGCTGCGGTGGTCCTGCTCTCCGACGGCGCCGACACCGGCAGCGTGGTGTCGCCGCCGCAGGCCACCGCGCGTGCTCGCGACATGGTCGTGCCCGTGTTCACGGTCGCGATCGTCGGCGACGAGGACCAGGAGGGCGGCGACACCGAGCTCCTCCAGACGATCGCACGCACCTCGGGAGGGACGCTCTCGACCGCCGCGAGCGCCGGCGAGCTCGACGAGGTCTATGAGCGGCTCGGCGCGCAGCTGACATCGGACCTCGCGGTCGGGAACTCGGCGATGCCGCTGCTGGTCGCCTCGGTCGTGTTGACGGCCCTCGCGGTCGCGTCGTTCCTCGGCCTCGGCCGCCGCAGCTGA
- a CDS encoding GNAT family N-acetyltransferase: MTLQISRAGRERMPALARVLARAFVDDPVIRWPLPADVDDIGPGPFDVHVGLRRPRRSRHGVGGGRWHGVAVWVPPGRAEQLIASDRRVREQLLPLTDDGGRRYGVLWDWIEDQLPDEPHWFLDALGVEPSRQSGGIGTALLRWGLERAAADDVPVTLETGRLDTIRYYERFGFRVVHEGEPEPAGPHVWFMRLDP; the protein is encoded by the coding sequence ATGACGCTGCAGATCTCCCGCGCCGGTCGTGAGCGGATGCCCGCGCTCGCTCGCGTGCTGGCGCGCGCCTTCGTCGACGATCCGGTCATCCGGTGGCCGCTCCCGGCCGACGTCGACGACATCGGACCGGGTCCGTTCGATGTTCACGTGGGCCTACGTCGACCTCGCCGATCTCGGCATGGTGTGGGAGGCGGCCGGTGGCACGGCGTCGCGGTGTGGGTCCCACCGGGCAGGGCCGAGCAGCTGATCGCATCCGACCGGCGGGTGCGCGAGCAGCTCCTGCCCCTCACGGACGACGGCGGACGTCGCTACGGCGTGCTCTGGGACTGGATCGAGGACCAGCTGCCCGACGAGCCGCATTGGTTCCTCGACGCGCTCGGCGTCGAACCGTCGCGGCAGTCCGGGGGGATCGGCACGGCGCTTCTCCGATGGGGGCTCGAGCGCGCGGCGGCCGACGACGTGCCCGTGACGCTCGAGACCGGCCGCCTCGACACGATCCGCTACTACGAGCGGTTCGGGTTCCGGGTGGTACACGAGGGCGAGCCCGAACCGGCGGGGCCACACGTCTGGTTCATGCGGCTTGACCCGTGA
- a CDS encoding aromatic ring-hydroxylating dioxygenase subunit alpha produces the protein MAKTEHEIKIRNDEVEWEPRPTLGSADYASLDVWEEEREKIWWGEWICVGRTEEVAVTGDYVVRDVAGESIFITRNDAGELRAFYNVCSHRGTKFLDEIEGTQHVRKAFVCPYHAWTFDLNGQLVGSPNVKEDEHFDRSDHPLYDIAIDHYAGFMFVNMTTGGPKESLLESLTDGAETITAFERFKMDELRIGVRLVYEVKANWKIVVENYNECLHCPQVHPELVQVIPLFRFGEVWDEEIPDDGNRMMEGATSFTPTGQSQLPKFPGLEPEDYEMYYGTYQFPNLMLNLHPDSAMYYIGYPKGPNRTTVVSEFMFRPETIADPELFKPEATVEFWDMISKQDWDVCERAQTGVSSRAFTRGVYPRQDRFLYWFNEEWRRAMGRPTLG, from the coding sequence ATGGCCAAGACCGAGCACGAGATCAAGATCCGCAACGACGAGGTCGAGTGGGAGCCCCGCCCGACCCTCGGGAGCGCCGATTACGCCAGCCTCGACGTCTGGGAGGAGGAGCGGGAGAAGATCTGGTGGGGCGAGTGGATCTGCGTGGGGCGCACCGAGGAGGTCGCCGTCACCGGCGACTACGTCGTTCGTGACGTCGCCGGTGAGTCGATCTTCATCACCCGCAACGACGCGGGCGAGCTGCGCGCCTTCTACAACGTCTGCAGCCACCGTGGCACGAAATTCCTCGACGAGATCGAGGGTACCCAGCACGTCCGGAAGGCCTTCGTCTGCCCGTACCACGCGTGGACGTTCGACCTGAACGGCCAGCTCGTCGGCTCGCCCAACGTGAAGGAGGACGAGCACTTCGACCGCTCCGACCACCCCTTGTACGACATCGCGATCGATCACTACGCCGGGTTCATGTTCGTGAACATGACGACGGGCGGGCCGAAGGAGTCGCTCCTCGAGTCGCTCACCGACGGCGCCGAGACGATCACCGCGTTCGAGCGGTTCAAGATGGACGAGCTGCGGATCGGCGTGCGCCTGGTGTACGAGGTGAAGGCGAACTGGAAGATCGTCGTCGAGAACTACAACGAGTGCCTGCACTGCCCGCAGGTGCACCCCGAACTCGTGCAGGTGATCCCGCTCTTCCGGTTCGGCGAGGTCTGGGACGAGGAGATCCCCGACGACGGCAACCGGATGATGGAGGGGGCCACGTCGTTCACGCCGACGGGGCAGTCACAGCTGCCGAAGTTCCCGGGGCTCGAGCCCGAGGACTACGAGATGTACTACGGCACCTACCAGTTCCCCAACCTGATGCTGAATCTGCACCCCGACAGCGCGATGTACTACATCGGCTATCCGAAGGGACCGAACCGCACGACCGTCGTCAGCGAGTTCATGTTCCGCCCCGAGACGATCGCCGACCCCGAGCTCTTCAAGCCGGAGGCCACGGTCGAGTTCTGGGACATGATCTCCAAGCAGGACTGGGACGTGTGCGAGCGCGCGCAGACGGGGGTGAGCTCGCGAGCCTTCACGCGCGGCGTGTACCCGCGGCAGGACCGCTTCCTCTACTGGTTCAACGAGGAGTGGCGTCGAGCGATGGGCCGTCCCACGCTGGGCTGA
- a CDS encoding Lrp/AsnC family transcriptional regulator encodes MATPRFDDLDLRIIDALAEDGRRPFTSVADELGVAEATIRSRVARLQRIDAIRFVTDVKPHELGLLFAYLGVRLGGRDVGSAIDGLCAIPEAVYVIECTGHYDVLVEIVAQDGDDLLRVMHEQVRAVPGVIEVDSFVGLRIAKGTFRYTDLGRAGEPPHR; translated from the coding sequence ATGGCCACCCCGCGCTTCGACGACCTCGACCTGCGCATCATCGATGCCCTCGCCGAGGACGGACGCCGGCCCTTCACGTCGGTCGCCGACGAGCTCGGTGTCGCAGAGGCGACGATCCGATCGCGGGTGGCCCGTCTGCAACGGATCGACGCGATCCGGTTCGTGACCGACGTGAAGCCGCACGAGCTCGGTTTGCTCTTCGCATACCTCGGGGTTCGGCTGGGCGGCCGCGACGTAGGGTCGGCGATCGACGGGCTCTGCGCCATCCCCGAGGCCGTGTACGTGATCGAGTGCACCGGCCACTACGACGTGCTGGTCGAGATCGTCGCCCAGGACGGAGACGATCTCCTGCGTGTGATGCACGAGCAGGTGCGAGCGGTCCCGGGCGTCATCGAGGTCGACTCGTTCGTCGGGCTCCGCATCGCCAAAGGAACGTTCCGCTACACGGATCTGGGCCGCGCCGGCGAGCCGCCGCATCGATGA
- a CDS encoding GNAT family N-acetyltransferase, which translates to MIEAGDSAGVAAWIPPGSDVGLEQVNVATWSEVVGLTDDGGDRYHRFWSWLESDVPYEPHWMLDMLGVDPARQGEGIGSALVRYGVERAEADGVPAFLETSKARNVPYDERFGFRTAAEEDAPDGGPHIWFMRLDP; encoded by the coding sequence GTGATCGAGGCCGGTGACAGCGCCGGCGTCGCAGCCTGGATACCTCCCGGGAGCGACGTGGGCCTGGAGCAGGTCAACGTCGCGACGTGGTCCGAGGTCGTCGGCCTCACCGACGACGGAGGCGATCGGTACCACCGCTTCTGGAGCTGGCTCGAGTCCGACGTGCCGTACGAGCCGCATTGGATGCTCGACATGCTGGGCGTCGACCCGGCTCGCCAGGGGGAAGGCATCGGCAGCGCCTTGGTTCGCTACGGGGTCGAGCGGGCCGAGGCCGATGGCGTACCGGCGTTCCTCGAGACCAGCAAGGCTCGGAACGTGCCCTACGACGAGCGGTTCGGCTTCCGGACGGCGGCCGAGGAGGACGCCCCGGACGGCGGGCCGCACATCTGGTTCATGCGACTCGACCCGTGA